In Thermospira aquatica, the following proteins share a genomic window:
- the flcA gene encoding periplasmic flagellar collar protein FlcA: protein MGRFDSIEKFLGKEENFSSQQIEAGLDSMDNIPTQLSEVNPDALANVERLIQGSDVPPSSGEKGEAFSLENAVSGQSASLPEELLKELQVLDGPPPSLDELDARFSSLREIMSSLSEEEKETPGGEELPFEMEFSEEKVSQPLSEDVTLSVPSGEVDSDLADLLGQMTVEKEQPESEMTGMEGLLSSLGISDSQASEFSVPSMEKAESPFEPSLEPSFEKEISSEEVPIEMPFADKTGGGEEAFEEMPSLEGFGEIGETGPAPEPYTFPSFDEISTQPSMEEPSLVGPGEGQELSFEIPFEEETPGAAQETGAFGGADTIGFETEFPEISEGEPSSKPPSFDFDLGISEPEPSLPPSGTVGEFSSQEMLLDPEKAVKIRDRINKIKKTDVRQRIREAIVKGGLSEELLKELLLKLLLNESDANLEAFDRRYLQGVTVEPRVTPSFGQPTRRVIYTEEAIKAEQLNKQLGKVGGLSLLLLLISVALSALMWVGVIQPVLAGREYEKGLKAIEQKDYVFAEKKFQRGKEIGGFSVKWHNIYAQKYTEVKQWELARQKYEAVLQRKPLDRKTIINYAEFNKQLYPPRYDEAVSLYTRLYKRFPKDFAIVDALGQTYVEWADRTQDTFDRLERFKKANDLYGTYLMKKSKDVGAHFRLLDIAIRVTNETLIDGRYQIIEKLNKKAVNFPILTRLAGYYIDKRRLSDAGKVLQKLIPLIKIKIRESDGMYVLDESMNKFSNQKPVYDETLYQFGRLQTLRLDFVRALWALSNAVGLNPSNAKAYNLMGEIYYTTDERPEAKRLAISLFETAQRLTPSYYKPYVNLGHLYYYNDLGFKDEESALFKALGYYKVAYQLYQMGQVDKLSPDPKLFYNLSWLYYKYGNYEEALRVLSQIYVTDPLNPYYSYAIGNMYQKMGIGDLAEVNYMKAIDYFNDIVKRIKYINPDSTRHREVFTQLARAYNNLGVVYFSAARYNPKMAQEYEAKALLYFYNAKNMANKINLLYPEAEYNIKVVLNKGIRGRVAKLDETLVKQTSLHRILEELKNSMIDEL from the coding sequence ATGGGCAGATTTGACAGTATTGAAAAGTTTCTTGGCAAGGAGGAGAATTTTTCCAGCCAGCAGATAGAAGCTGGTCTGGACTCCATGGACAATATACCCACACAGCTGTCAGAGGTCAATCCAGATGCCCTCGCCAATGTGGAGCGTCTTATACAGGGAAGTGATGTCCCGCCTTCGAGTGGAGAAAAGGGGGAAGCATTTTCTTTAGAAAACGCAGTGAGTGGTCAATCGGCTTCTCTTCCGGAGGAACTTTTAAAAGAACTGCAAGTATTAGATGGGCCACCTCCTTCTCTTGATGAACTGGATGCTCGTTTTAGTTCCTTACGAGAGATCATGAGTTCTCTGAGTGAAGAAGAAAAGGAAACTCCTGGGGGGGAGGAACTGCCTTTTGAAATGGAGTTTTCCGAAGAAAAAGTTTCACAACCTTTGTCTGAAGACGTTACCCTCTCTGTTCCAAGTGGAGAAGTAGACAGTGACTTAGCAGATTTATTGGGTCAGATGACCGTAGAAAAAGAGCAACCAGAATCAGAGATGACAGGTATGGAGGGGTTACTTTCCTCCCTGGGGATCTCTGACTCTCAAGCATCAGAATTTTCTGTCCCTTCTATGGAAAAGGCAGAATCTCCTTTTGAACCCTCATTAGAACCCTCATTTGAGAAAGAAATTTCGTCTGAAGAAGTGCCTATTGAGATGCCTTTTGCGGATAAAACCGGCGGAGGAGAAGAAGCTTTTGAAGAAATGCCTTCCCTTGAGGGATTTGGCGAGATTGGAGAAACAGGACCGGCCCCGGAACCGTATACTTTTCCCTCATTTGATGAGATTTCGACGCAGCCTTCCATGGAGGAGCCTTCACTGGTCGGGCCGGGAGAAGGACAGGAGTTGTCTTTTGAAATTCCTTTTGAAGAGGAAACCCCCGGGGCGGCTCAAGAGACTGGTGCGTTTGGGGGGGCAGACACAATTGGGTTTGAAACAGAATTTCCGGAGATTTCAGAGGGCGAACCTTCTTCAAAACCACCCTCCTTTGATTTTGATCTCGGGATATCTGAACCAGAACCTTCTCTACCTCCTTCTGGGACGGTGGGAGAGTTTTCTTCCCAGGAGATGCTTCTTGATCCCGAAAAGGCTGTGAAGATTCGCGATAGAATCAATAAAATTAAAAAAACCGATGTACGACAGAGGATTCGTGAGGCTATTGTTAAGGGAGGACTCTCTGAAGAACTGTTAAAAGAACTTCTGTTAAAACTCTTGCTCAATGAGAGTGATGCCAATCTCGAGGCTTTCGATAGACGTTATCTCCAGGGAGTAACTGTTGAGCCGAGGGTGACACCCTCTTTTGGGCAACCTACAAGACGCGTCATCTATACAGAAGAAGCCATTAAAGCAGAACAACTCAATAAACAACTTGGAAAGGTAGGTGGACTGAGTTTACTTCTTCTCTTAATTTCAGTAGCTCTTTCGGCTTTGATGTGGGTTGGGGTGATTCAACCCGTGCTTGCCGGCAGAGAATACGAAAAAGGACTCAAGGCTATAGAGCAAAAAGATTATGTTTTTGCTGAGAAAAAATTCCAACGTGGAAAGGAAATAGGTGGCTTTAGTGTCAAATGGCACAACATCTATGCTCAAAAGTACACAGAGGTCAAACAATGGGAACTGGCAAGGCAAAAATATGAAGCGGTACTTCAAAGGAAACCCCTGGATCGGAAAACCATTATAAACTATGCAGAGTTTAATAAACAGCTTTATCCACCTCGGTATGATGAGGCAGTTTCGCTGTATACTCGTTTGTACAAGCGATTTCCAAAAGATTTCGCGATAGTTGACGCCCTTGGGCAAACGTATGTTGAGTGGGCAGATCGAACCCAGGATACCTTTGATCGCCTGGAGCGCTTTAAAAAAGCCAATGACCTTTACGGGACCTACCTCATGAAAAAATCCAAAGATGTTGGTGCTCATTTTCGTTTGCTGGATATCGCTATTCGCGTCACCAATGAAACCCTCATTGATGGACGTTATCAAATCATCGAAAAGCTTAATAAAAAAGCGGTAAATTTTCCTATTCTTACCCGTCTGGCAGGTTATTACATTGATAAACGAAGGCTCTCTGATGCCGGAAAAGTCTTGCAAAAATTGATTCCCCTTATCAAGATAAAAATTCGAGAAAGTGATGGTATGTATGTTCTGGATGAATCCATGAATAAGTTTTCCAATCAAAAACCAGTATATGATGAAACGTTGTATCAGTTTGGACGACTTCAGACACTTCGGCTTGATTTTGTCAGGGCTTTGTGGGCACTTTCAAATGCCGTAGGACTCAACCCATCCAACGCGAAGGCATATAATCTCATGGGGGAGATCTATTATACCACCGATGAACGTCCCGAAGCCAAGAGGTTGGCAATTTCCCTTTTTGAAACTGCCCAGCGATTGACTCCCTCGTATTATAAACCGTATGTGAATCTTGGACATCTCTACTACTACAATGATCTGGGATTTAAGGATGAAGAGTCAGCTCTTTTTAAAGCCCTGGGGTATTACAAGGTAGCCTATCAACTCTATCAGATGGGCCAGGTGGATAAACTGAGTCCGGATCCCAAGCTTTTTTACAATCTTTCCTGGCTTTATTATAAATATGGAAACTATGAAGAGGCTCTTCGGGTGCTTTCGCAGATCTATGTTACCGATCCTCTGAACCCATATTATTCCTATGCGATAGGAAATATGTATCAAAAGATGGGTATCGGCGATCTGGCCGAGGTAAATTATATGAAAGCCATCGACTACTTTAATGATATTGTGAAGAGGATCAAATATATTAACCCTGATTCAACCCGTCATAGAGAGGTATTTACTCAGCTGGCTCGTGCCTATAATAATCTGGGAGTAGTGTATTTTTCTGCGGCAAGGTATAACCCAAAGATGGCTCAGGAGTATGAAGCTAAGGCCCTTCTTTATTTCTACAATGCAAAAAATATGGCTAATAAGATAAATCTCCTTTATCCTGAGGCAGAATACAACATAAAAGTGGTCCTGAATAAGGGTATCAGGGGCAGAGTAGCAAAACTTGATGAGACCCTGGTGAAACAAACCTCTCTCCATCGTATTTTAGAGGAACTTAAAAATAGCATGATTGATGAGCTGTAA
- a CDS encoding phosphoribosyltransferase family protein, with the protein MRLDVMCLGCGKILENDDGKLLCKDELSHLVGVGEKTFRCVRCDQELIAPTEDMLCYDCWQRVKKGEVFLKDSQAIFFYRGVGRELYQLAKFEGNKRALLDIQQRAREVLQKRDFFPEVDVVTLVPSHWYTLLRRGYSPVEWFWSPWFPNVVRDVLVRRWTAKNQKKLRREERLRMVRDQFIVKRKDLVVGKRVLVLDDVYTTGSTLEEVARVLRLAGAQSVQARVIFRD; encoded by the coding sequence GTGCGATTGGATGTTATGTGTCTAGGTTGTGGAAAGATACTGGAAAATGATGATGGAAAACTGCTCTGTAAGGATGAATTATCTCACCTTGTGGGTGTGGGGGAGAAAACTTTTCGATGTGTTCGTTGTGACCAGGAATTGATAGCTCCCACAGAGGATATGCTTTGTTATGACTGCTGGCAGAGAGTAAAGAAAGGGGAAGTTTTTCTCAAGGATAGTCAGGCTATCTTTTTTTATAGGGGCGTGGGACGAGAGCTTTATCAACTCGCAAAATTTGAAGGCAATAAGCGGGCTCTTTTAGATATCCAGCAGCGAGCTAGAGAGGTTCTCCAAAAGAGAGATTTTTTTCCAGAGGTGGATGTGGTTACCCTTGTTCCTTCTCACTGGTATACGCTCTTGAGGCGAGGATATTCCCCTGTTGAATGGTTTTGGTCGCCGTGGTTTCCCAATGTTGTTCGAGATGTTTTAGTTCGACGCTGGACAGCAAAAAATCAAAAAAAACTGAGGCGGGAAGAGCGTCTTCGCATGGTTCGGGATCAGTTTATAGTGAAGCGAAAGGATCTCGTGGTAGGAAAACGTGTTCTTGTTCTGGATGATGTGTACACGACAGGGAGTACGCTTGAAGAAGTGGCGAGGGTTTTACGACTGGCTGGAGCTCAAAGTGTCCAGGCACGTGTAATATTCCGTGATTAA
- the glmS gene encoding glutamine--fructose-6-phosphate transaminase (isomerizing), whose amino-acid sequence MCGIVGYIGMRDAKEVLLEGLARLEYRGYDSAGVAFLDNENNLYVEKQVGKISVLRNAVFRRFHNKCFSLGIGHTRWATHGGVTQENAHPHVSASGRIALVHNGIIENYMALKQYLVKEGYHFVSETDTEVLVHLIEDFYKREGNRNLQSAVMEALKLVEGTYGIAVISVDEPYKIVAARNGSPLVIGIGEKEMFVASDVNALLAYTRHVIYLEDKELVVLKSERYKAYDLDYQRIDKEVVKVEWDINAIELGKHETYMEKEIFEQPEAIRNALRGRVVIEEGMVKFGGLNMTEEEIRRISRIVITACGTSWHAALIGKYLIERFGEIPVEVDYASEFRYRNPILKEGDLVIVISQSGETADTLEALREAKRKGVRVLGLTNVVGSTIARESDGGIYLHAGPEIGVASTKAFTNQVVSLILFAIYLGRLKNMSLYEGQRLLKELSLVPEKIQQILEQQDTIKKIAEKYHEAKNFLYLGRGVNYPVALEGALKLKEISYIHAEGYPAAEMKHGPIALIDEFMPVVFIAPRDALYEKVVSNIHEVKARHGKVIAILSDKDDHVLRYVDDALYIPQTMEEFSPLLTVVPLQMMAYHIARIKGLDVDKPRNLAKSVTVE is encoded by the coding sequence ATGTGTGGCATAGTAGGCTATATAGGTATGCGGGATGCCAAAGAGGTTTTGCTCGAGGGTCTTGCTCGGCTGGAGTATCGGGGATATGACTCCGCTGGTGTAGCTTTTCTTGATAATGAGAATAACCTTTATGTAGAAAAGCAGGTAGGGAAGATCTCTGTCCTGCGCAATGCTGTTTTTCGCAGATTTCATAATAAATGTTTCTCTCTAGGGATAGGGCACACACGATGGGCTACACATGGAGGAGTAACTCAGGAAAACGCCCATCCTCATGTGAGTGCTTCCGGGCGAATTGCGCTCGTTCACAATGGTATTATAGAAAACTATATGGCCTTGAAGCAATATCTTGTCAAGGAAGGGTATCATTTTGTTTCTGAAACGGATACCGAGGTTCTGGTTCATTTGATTGAAGATTTTTATAAAAGGGAGGGCAACCGTAATCTTCAATCGGCTGTTATGGAAGCTTTGAAGCTTGTGGAGGGAACCTATGGAATTGCTGTGATTTCTGTTGATGAACCCTACAAGATTGTCGCTGCACGCAATGGCAGTCCTCTTGTTATTGGTATTGGGGAGAAAGAGATGTTTGTTGCCTCAGATGTCAATGCTCTTCTGGCTTATACCAGGCATGTTATCTACCTTGAAGATAAAGAATTGGTGGTTTTGAAAAGTGAGAGGTATAAGGCATATGATCTTGATTATCAGCGTATTGATAAGGAAGTAGTCAAGGTAGAGTGGGATATTAACGCTATTGAACTGGGAAAACATGAAACCTACATGGAAAAAGAGATCTTTGAACAACCAGAAGCTATTCGCAATGCTTTGCGAGGTCGTGTTGTGATCGAAGAGGGTATGGTAAAATTTGGTGGTCTCAATATGACAGAAGAGGAAATACGCAGGATTTCCCGGATTGTGATCACAGCCTGTGGAACGAGCTGGCATGCTGCCCTTATAGGAAAGTACCTTATTGAACGTTTTGGAGAGATCCCTGTTGAGGTTGATTATGCCTCGGAGTTTCGTTATCGTAATCCAATCCTTAAAGAAGGGGATCTGGTCATTGTAATCAGTCAATCTGGTGAAACAGCCGATACCCTGGAGGCGCTTCGCGAGGCCAAAAGAAAGGGGGTAAGAGTTCTGGGTCTTACCAATGTGGTGGGGAGTACCATTGCACGGGAAAGTGATGGAGGCATCTATCTCCATGCGGGTCCGGAGATTGGCGTAGCTTCAACCAAAGCCTTTACCAATCAGGTGGTGAGTTTGATTCTTTTTGCGATCTATCTTGGGCGTTTAAAAAACATGAGTCTCTATGAAGGTCAGAGACTTTTAAAAGAACTCTCTCTTGTTCCGGAAAAGATTCAACAGATTCTTGAGCAGCAGGATACTATAAAAAAGATAGCCGAAAAGTATCATGAGGCAAAAAATTTTCTTTATCTTGGAAGGGGAGTTAATTATCCTGTAGCTCTGGAAGGAGCTCTAAAATTGAAGGAGATTTCTTACATTCATGCAGAGGGTTATCCGGCTGCAGAGATGAAGCATGGTCCCATAGCGTTGATTGATGAATTTATGCCCGTGGTTTTTATTGCCCCCAGAGATGCTTTGTATGAAAAAGTGGTGAGTAACATTCACGAGGTGAAAGCGCGTCATGGGAAAGTGATTGCGATACTTTCTGATAAAGACGATCACGTTTTACGGTATGTGGACGACGCTCTTTATATCCCCCAAACCATGGAAGAGTTTTCCCCTTTGCTTACCGTCGTGCCGTTGCAAATGATGGCATACCATATTGCTAGAATCAAGGGGCTCGATGTGGACAAACCAAGAAATCTTGCCAAATCCGTGACTGTGGAGTGA
- the ruvC gene encoding crossover junction endodeoxyribonuclease RuvC codes for MGIDPGLERLGYAVIEMEKNLYRVHGYGLVSTRQEDSVPLRLKTIYDDVRQLVEKYSPERILMEQLVFARNVTTAMVVSEVRGVVMLLAAQLSLPLEEIAPSQLKRAICGNGRATKSQIQRSVQRFLGLAEVPKPDDVADALALAMIGAMRR; via the coding sequence ATGGGAATAGATCCTGGTCTGGAAAGGCTAGGTTATGCCGTAATAGAGATGGAAAAGAATCTTTATCGTGTGCATGGGTATGGGTTGGTATCGACCCGGCAAGAGGATTCTGTGCCTCTTCGTCTGAAGACGATATATGATGATGTGAGACAGCTTGTGGAGAAGTACTCTCCGGAAAGGATCCTGATGGAACAGCTCGTTTTCGCGCGTAATGTTACCACAGCGATGGTGGTAAGTGAGGTGCGGGGAGTTGTGATGCTTCTTGCAGCACAATTATCTCTTCCTTTGGAGGAGATAGCTCCTTCGCAACTCAAGCGGGCTATATGTGGAAATGGTCGGGCAACAAAGTCTCAAATTCAACGATCTGTGCAGCGATTTCTTGGTCTGGCAGAGGTTCCCAAACCTGATGATGTGGCAGATGCCCTTGCCCTGGCAATGATAGGGGCTATGAGAAGATAG
- the coaBC gene encoding bifunctional phosphopantothenoylcysteine decarboxylase/phosphopantothenate--cysteine ligase CoaBC produces MRIVFGISGGIAAYKVVSVIRRLVQRGHEVEVVMTSAAARLVSPFLLQTLTRRQVWVEDFDARRPLAHIELGDWCDVMVLAPATANTLAKLAHGMADNLLTASFLACDKRRVLFPAMNVKMYANPLTQKNLQILRDVGYEVYEPEVGELACGYQGKGRLPDEKTIVGLIDRDPMKPLEGMRVIVTTGATVEPIDPVRYISNFSSGKMGIALARRLFFLGASVFVVAGKTDVAVPSYLPVQRVTTTEDMLQVLQRSFSNYDVLVMAAAPADFRVSTVADTKIKREKEFSLQLIPNPDILAHLRQDYPQKQMIGFALEMRGGESHAKEKLKRKGLDAIVLNMVSPEFHPMGSDENEVYVYTKDGKEYFIERNSKEEVVKRIIDFLFLGVGA; encoded by the coding sequence ATGAGAATTGTTTTTGGGATCAGTGGTGGCATTGCTGCTTACAAGGTTGTCTCGGTGATTCGAAGGCTTGTTCAGCGCGGACATGAGGTAGAGGTTGTGATGACCTCTGCGGCAGCTCGTTTGGTGTCTCCTTTTCTTCTTCAGACGTTGACCAGACGGCAGGTGTGGGTGGAGGATTTTGATGCTCGCAGACCGCTGGCTCATATTGAACTGGGGGATTGGTGTGATGTGATGGTGCTTGCTCCTGCAACTGCCAATACCTTGGCCAAGCTTGCTCATGGAATGGCAGATAATCTTCTTACGGCGAGTTTTCTGGCATGTGATAAGAGGCGGGTGCTTTTTCCCGCTATGAACGTCAAGATGTATGCGAATCCACTTACTCAGAAAAATCTCCAGATACTTCGGGATGTCGGATATGAGGTATATGAGCCTGAGGTGGGAGAGCTTGCCTGCGGATATCAGGGTAAAGGGCGCCTGCCGGATGAAAAAACCATTGTTGGGCTTATAGACAGGGATCCGATGAAACCCCTCGAGGGAATGCGGGTGATTGTGACGACGGGAGCCACCGTGGAGCCTATCGATCCTGTTCGTTATATCTCTAACTTTTCTTCGGGGAAGATGGGTATAGCTCTCGCGAGGCGACTTTTTTTTCTCGGGGCATCGGTGTTTGTGGTGGCGGGGAAAACAGATGTTGCCGTTCCCTCGTATCTTCCAGTGCAGCGGGTGACGACAACAGAGGATATGCTTCAGGTACTTCAGAGAAGTTTTTCTAATTATGATGTTCTGGTTATGGCTGCGGCTCCTGCAGATTTTCGTGTCTCGACTGTGGCGGATACAAAAATCAAGCGGGAAAAAGAGTTTTCCCTTCAGCTGATTCCCAATCCAGACATTTTGGCACATCTGCGGCAGGACTACCCACAAAAGCAGATGATAGGTTTTGCCCTTGAAATGAGGGGTGGTGAATCGCATGCGAAAGAGAAACTGAAGCGCAAGGGCCTGGATGCGATCGTACTCAATATGGTTTCTCCTGAATTTCATCCTATGGGTTCTGACGAGAACGAGGTGTATGTTTACACGAAAGATGGAAAGGAATATTTCATTGAGCGGAATTCGAAAGAAGAAGTGGTGAAACGAATTATTGATTTTCTTTTTCTCGGAGTAGGGGCTTGA
- a CDS encoding NHL repeat-containing protein encodes MRKWISFGCVVLLVSVFFTGCGRRPPTMGKEVFLYVSLGNTNGCVGSNYDLLTNAGIVDDVEVKDYLDVPTSIQIIGKKVYIADKYRGVISVFSSGNFGKAVPQMEISNMGEGYAFETVFQVAVNKYGEIYAVASLTNTNVYETQGATNERENYLIYKFTYDGRFLYTIGINGINTAPMPMPDFIDLDLFGNLYVYFREDRAGELYWKVKRYSSSGELNFEFDSQYIAKKHEIDGEMYQSELYGIANLKNDERLIFFTANYLFKNQGDKGNQLVGYRSILEMYSILKNTVSRQLLDEKQRMEDVLGITADDTIVLYGYDEKYRVIRFHFYDMFKNQHTYQYAPVLSDYYANFGFYLDQNGELYSLVVKENKHYILLHWKKKNQTKVFE; translated from the coding sequence ATGCGAAAGTGGATTAGTTTTGGTTGTGTCGTCTTGCTTGTGAGTGTTTTCTTTACCGGTTGTGGACGACGGCCTCCAACGATGGGAAAAGAGGTGTTTCTGTATGTTTCTCTGGGAAATACGAATGGGTGCGTGGGGTCGAATTATGATCTCTTGACGAATGCCGGTATTGTTGATGATGTGGAAGTAAAAGATTATCTTGATGTGCCTACCAGTATTCAGATTATTGGTAAAAAGGTATACATTGCTGATAAGTATCGGGGGGTTATTTCGGTGTTTTCTTCGGGAAATTTTGGGAAGGCTGTTCCCCAGATGGAAATCAGCAATATGGGAGAGGGCTATGCCTTTGAGACAGTGTTTCAGGTTGCGGTGAATAAGTATGGAGAAATCTACGCCGTGGCAAGTTTGACAAACACGAATGTCTATGAGACGCAAGGAGCCACGAATGAGCGAGAGAACTACTTAATCTATAAATTTACCTATGATGGGCGTTTTCTTTATACGATAGGGATAAATGGTATCAATACGGCACCTATGCCCATGCCAGATTTTATCGATCTTGATTTGTTTGGAAATCTTTATGTGTATTTTCGTGAGGATAGAGCGGGAGAATTGTACTGGAAGGTCAAACGATACTCGTCCTCCGGAGAGTTGAATTTTGAATTTGACTCGCAGTATATTGCGAAGAAACATGAAATAGATGGGGAAATGTACCAGAGTGAACTTTATGGTATTGCGAATCTCAAAAACGATGAAAGGCTGATCTTTTTTACAGCGAATTATCTCTTTAAAAACCAGGGTGATAAGGGAAATCAGCTGGTGGGGTATAGGAGTATTTTGGAGATGTACAGTATCCTCAAAAATACGGTGAGTCGTCAGCTTTTGGATGAGAAGCAGCGCATGGAAGATGTTCTTGGAATAACAGCGGATGATACTATCGTACTTTATGGGTATGATGAGAAATATCGAGTTATACGATTCCATTTCTACGATATGTTTAAAAACCAGCATACCTATCAGTACGCCCCTGTTTTGAGTGATTATTACGCAAATTTTGGTTTTTATCTTGATCAGAATGGGGAGTTGTATTCCTTGGTTGTCAAAGAGAATAAACATTATATTCTTTTGCACTGGAAAAAGAAAAATCAAACGAAAGTGTTTGAATAA
- a CDS encoding pyridoxal phosphate-dependent aminotransferase yields MISRRSQQLESSGIRKVFELAAKIENPVNFSIGQPDFDVPEVAKEVAIEAIRKGMNRYTVTQGIDELRQKVLDYVLRTRGKSYQMSEVMITSGVSGGLMLALLSILDPGDEVIIFDPYFVMYKHLVHLLDGKAVIISTYPDFRVPLTDVENAITSKTKAIIINSPSNPTGYVYAREDIEGIVRIAKKHDILLITDEIYDGFVYDGDFVSPVGMYDKLLLLGGFSKTYAMTGWRLGYAVGPSDLIATMIKLQQYSFVCAPAPFQYAAVAALDLDMTSYFDAYKRKRDMIYEGLKDSFHIVKPGGAFYMFPGLKKGKASEFVEMAIANKVLIIPGNVFSEQDTHFRISFATKDETIAKGVEILKRLSEAYYAKVD; encoded by the coding sequence ATGATATCTCGTCGCTCGCAACAGCTTGAATCTTCTGGTATTCGGAAGGTGTTTGAGCTTGCCGCAAAGATTGAGAATCCAGTGAATTTTAGTATTGGGCAGCCGGATTTTGATGTTCCGGAGGTTGCCAAAGAGGTGGCGATTGAGGCTATACGCAAAGGCATGAATCGTTACACGGTGACCCAGGGTATAGATGAACTTCGACAAAAGGTGTTAGACTATGTTTTGCGTACACGGGGCAAATCCTACCAGATGTCGGAGGTGATGATTACTTCGGGCGTGTCAGGAGGTTTGATGCTGGCCCTTTTGTCAATCCTGGATCCTGGCGATGAGGTGATTATTTTTGATCCTTATTTTGTGATGTACAAGCATCTGGTTCATCTTCTGGATGGCAAAGCGGTGATTATTTCCACGTATCCGGATTTTCGTGTGCCGCTAACAGATGTGGAGAACGCTATAACTTCAAAAACCAAGGCTATTATTATCAACTCTCCGTCGAATCCTACAGGTTATGTCTATGCCAGAGAAGATATCGAGGGTATAGTAAGGATAGCAAAAAAACATGATATTCTCTTGATTACGGATGAGATTTATGATGGATTTGTCTATGATGGGGATTTCGTGAGTCCGGTAGGAATGTATGACAAACTTCTTCTGTTGGGTGGTTTTTCAAAAACGTATGCTATGACTGGCTGGCGTCTTGGGTATGCCGTTGGACCCTCTGATCTTATTGCGACGATGATTAAGCTTCAGCAGTATTCTTTTGTGTGCGCACCAGCACCCTTTCAGTACGCGGCAGTGGCAGCTCTGGATCTGGATATGACATCGTATTTTGATGCCTACAAACGCAAACGGGATATGATTTATGAGGGATTGAAAGACTCATTTCATATTGTGAAGCCCGGGGGAGCGTTTTATATGTTTCCAGGGCTCAAGAAAGGAAAAGCCTCAGAGTTTGTGGAGATGGCTATAGCGAACAAAGTGCTCATCATTCCCGGCAATGTATTTTCAGAACAGGACACTCATTTTAGAATTTCCTTTGCTACAAAAGATGAAACCATAGCAAAGGGGGTTGAGATTCTTAAGCGTTTGAGTGAGGCATATTATGCGAAAGTGGATTAG
- the hisG gene encoding ATP phosphoribosyltransferase produces the protein MITIALPKGRLGEDTEKILLETGIISQGIERDSRRLIFDVGEGIRAILVRAWDVPTYVEMGTADVGICGKDDLMEHGADVFEVLDLGFGGCTMAVAASQSVSREELLGRHFLRVATKYPRVARRFFDSLSLQTEILKLYGSVELAAVTGLADCIVDIVSTGATLRENGLHVVERIFDSTARWIVNRKSFYMHYDIVSHWTAMIKNYIQGA, from the coding sequence GTGATTACCATCGCGCTTCCCAAAGGAAGACTGGGTGAAGATACTGAGAAGATTCTTCTGGAAACGGGTATCATCAGTCAGGGAATTGAGAGGGATTCACGGCGTCTTATTTTTGATGTTGGAGAGGGGATTCGTGCTATCCTGGTACGTGCGTGGGATGTGCCAACCTATGTGGAAATGGGCACCGCTGATGTGGGGATATGTGGGAAAGATGATCTCATGGAACATGGTGCCGATGTCTTTGAAGTGCTTGATCTGGGTTTTGGGGGATGTACGATGGCGGTAGCTGCCTCTCAGAGTGTTTCAAGAGAGGAACTTTTGGGGAGACATTTTTTGCGGGTTGCAACGAAGTATCCCAGGGTGGCAAGGCGTTTTTTTGATAGTTTGTCTCTCCAGACGGAGATTCTCAAGTTGTATGGATCGGTAGAGCTTGCGGCTGTTACGGGTCTCGCAGATTGTATTGTGGATATTGTTTCTACAGGGGCAACGCTAAGAGAAAATGGGCTCCATGTGGTAGAGAGAATATTTGACTCGACAGCGCGCTGGATAGTAAATAGAAAAAGTTTTTATATGCATTATGATATCGTTTCACATTGGACTGCTATGATCAAAAACTATATTCAAGGAGCATAA
- the rpmB gene encoding 50S ribosomal protein L28, producing MARRCDICGKGPVYGNNISHSHRKTRTRWEPNLKVMKVSMGGKTVRMKVCMSCLHAGKADQFIH from the coding sequence ATGGCTCGTCGTTGTGATATTTGTGGCAAGGGTCCAGTTTATGGTAACAATATTTCCCATTCTCATAGAAAGACGAGAACACGCTGGGAACCAAATTTGAAAGTGATGAAGGTTTCTATGGGTGGGAAAACAGTGCGTATGAAGGTTTGCATGAGTTGTTTACATGCAGGCAAGGCTGATCAGTTTATTCATTAG